gaaaacggacagtaactgcagtagcCTATGATAGAGACCCCTTTTTCATAttgaacttttttgtttttgttttgggaattttcagaatagagaaccttcggaataaagaaccgtatGTTTTTCGGAACAGCGAACCTTTAATAACATTCGGAATAGAGAATGGTAAAATTGcacgttcggaaaagcgaacctTTGGAATTGCGAATCTCGGAATAGCGAGAATAGCGAGAGGACCCCGACAGACAGAACCGCTAGCCTCTATCCCTGTTGCGTATGAAAGGATTATTATGTGCTAGTTTTATtccagggttttattttcatGAACGCCTGCGGATTGTGATATTTGGTTTAACGCATCCATTCGATCCTCATCTTCACTTTTAAATCCCGTTATCGATGTAGGTCGTTCGTATCCAAACAACACCATATCCTGCTCAAACCGTTTCTCAAACTGCAAAACATCTTCCTCGGTAACTTGCTCATACGCCTTTTGAACCCTACTCGCCATTGAACTATTAGTCGCGTGGTGTGCTTTAGTTTGCACTATACTCGTCAGATTCGTAGCGCCAATATGCGATAATATGTATGTTGAAACCCTACTCGTCAGATTCGTAGCACCAATATGCGATAATATGTATGTTGAATCTTTGTTAATTGTTTCTAATTTTCCGATGAAATTATACTTGATGGCACACGGACTGCATATTCGGTACATCTCACGCCAGTGATCATCCATAAAGTTATTGTCGGTATCACTAACATATCTGATAAATTCCTGAAATTGAACCTTTATTTTATCGTCTTTCATCAAAATCACTTCTTGTTCTGCCTTTCCAGTATAGTTTAAAGAAAATTTCTTTCGCCAATACTGGacattatttttctcattatgGGACCATAATTGCGCTGAAAGGGTATAGTAAATGGATTGCTTATGGTAAACTTTTCGTTGTACGCAGACAGCGCCCTCTCATGCGGGTTTCTGACTATCATTATTTTAGTGTAATTTTGCAGTCTCTTTTCACGTTC
Above is a genomic segment from Amphiura filiformis chromosome 10, Afil_fr2py, whole genome shotgun sequence containing:
- the LOC140162029 gene encoding carbohydrate sulfotransferase 14-like; its protein translation is MSSVEKTTYDCDDLLGDECEWIKEQESRRNTVENACAHYPHENITNDVLRHILVSDAHNLLYCYIPKVACTNWKGVILTLNGKYDYPSVHRTYIPSLENFSPEEREKRLQNYTKIMIVRNPHERALSAYNEKYVSDTDNNFMDDHWREMYRICSPCAIKYNFIGKLETINKDSTYILSHIGATNLTSRVSTYILSHIGATNLTSIVQTKAHHATNSSMASRVQKAYEQVTEEDVLQFEKRFEQDMVLFGYERPTSITGFKSEDEDRMDALNQISQSAGVHENKTLE